In Primulina eburnea isolate SZY01 chromosome 14, ASM2296580v1, whole genome shotgun sequence, the following proteins share a genomic window:
- the LOC140812817 gene encoding LOW QUALITY PROTEIN: zinc finger protein MAGPIE (The sequence of the model RefSeq protein was modified relative to this genomic sequence to represent the inferred CDS: deleted 1 base in 1 codon), with protein sequence MADDEIFTQNPISGSMNPPLAKKKRSLPGTPDPEAEVIALSPKTLMATNRFLCEICGKGFQRDQNLQLHRRGHNLPWKLKQRTSKEVRKRVYVCPEKTCVHHHPSRALGDLTGIKKHFCRKHGEKKWKCEKCSKRYAVQSDWKAHSKTCGTREYKCDCGAIFSRRDSFITHRAFCDALAEETARITASSHMNSNAPANMNYQFVGASSLGPTPCMGQNFPPVFKPISSNDPNIDIVPRGLSLWNMTQNPGQTQDYTPKNIEEMHPLGINHVSLGTMNSFSTHDSLITNPCSNPPQISNFSHWNWDFGSKVTSNGTQNLTNDHSLPLSTSSVKDVSVQSLFSTQHQIISHHPSSATMSATALLQRAAQIGATTTDPSILGKFGFKSNDSIITVQENSFGQVCGASSVSGELVSAEENGISALKQRQMYPSKRHRMTNEEISAGETRDFLGVGIRSLCQQPSINGWT encoded by the exons ATGGCAGATGATGAAATTTTCACTCAGAATCCGATCAGTGGATCCATGAATCCTCCTTTAGCTAAGAAGAAGAGAAGTCTTCCAGGAACCCCAG ATCCTGAAGCTGAAGTCATAGCTTTATCACCGAAAACTCTAATGGCAACCAACAGGTTCTTGTGTGAAATATGTGGCAAAGGGTTTCAAAGGGACCAAAATCTTCAACTTCACAGAAGGGGGCATAATCTTCCATGGAAGTTGAAGCAAAGGACCAGCAAAGAAGTCAGAAAGCGAGTTTACGTCTGCCCCGAAAAGACATGCGTTCACCACCATCCCTCTAGGGCTCTTGGAGATTTAACAGGCATCAAGAAGCACTTCTGCCGGAAGCATGGTGAGAAGAAATGGAAGTGCGAAAAGTGCTCCAAACGTTATGCAGTTCAGTCGGATTGGAAGGCTCACTCCAAGACTTGTGGCACTAGGGAATACAAATGTGATTGTGGGGCTATTTTTTCTAG GAGAGATAGCTTCATAACTCATAGGGCATTTTGTGATGCCTTAGCAGAAGAAACAGCAAGAATTACAGCCTCCTCTCACATGAAC TCCAATGCACCTGCAAATATGAACTATCAATTTGTTGGCGCTTCATCACTAGGTCCAACACCTTGCATGGGACAGAATTTCCCTCCAGTTTTCAAGCCAATCTCGAGTAACGATCCAAACATCGACATAGTCCCAAGAGGCTTATCTCTTTGGAACATGACTCAAAATCCAGGCCAAACTCAAGATTATACGCCCAaaaatattgaagaaatgcatcCGTTAGGAATCAACCATGTAAGTTTAGGAACAATGAACAGTTTCAGCACCCATGATTCACTCATCACAAATCCGTGCTCAAATCCTCCACAAATATCTAATTTTAGCCATTGGAATTGGGATTTCGGGAGCAAGGTTACTTCAAACGGAACTCAAAACTTGACCAATGATCACTCCCTCCCTTTAAGCACAAGCTCCGTTAAAGATGTTAGTGTCCAATCTTTGTTTAGCACTCAACACCAAATTATTAGTCATCATCCATCATCTGCAACCATGTCTGCTACAGCTTTACTACAGAGAGCTGCTCAAATTGGGGCCACTACAACTGATCCTTCGATCCTAGGAAAATTTGGATTCAAATCCAATGACAGTATTATTACAGTTCAAGAAAATAGCTTCGGTCAAGTGTGTGGCGCAAGCTCAGTTAGTGGTGAGCTTGTGAGTGCTGAGGAGAATGGTATTTCTGCCTTAAAACAGCGTCAAATGTACCCCTCAAAACGCCACCGCATGACGAATGAGGAGATTTCAGCGGGAGAAACAAGGGATTTTCTTGGAGTTGGGATCCGATCTCTTTGTCAACAACCATCAATCAATGGATGGACATGA
- the LOC140811827 gene encoding uncharacterized protein, with translation MKFTDSPVIELSVNDTRLSFQQDNGSMHVGTSVWPCSLVLVKFAERWLTCAVGDTCPNPYASLLNFTGKRGVELGTGCGVAAMGLYLLGLHDIVLTDIAPVMPALKRNLKRNKPMLKKSLKTAQLYWENEEQMKSLKPPFDFVIAADVVYIEKTVGPLIQAMEGLLSDNGVVLLGYQVRSPEAHTLFWEMCAVVFEVEKIPHEHLHPEYAYEETDVFVLRKRKKKTEELES, from the coding sequence atgaaatttACAGACTCCCCGGTGATCGAGCTGTCCGTGAATGACACGCGCCTCTCTTTCCAGCAAGACAACGGATCGATGCACGTCGGCACCTCCGTCTGGCCTTGCTCTTTGGTTCTCGTCAAGTTTGCTGAGCGCTGGTTGACGTGTGCCGTAGGAGACACGTGTCCTAACCCTTACGCTTCCCTTTTAAACTTCACTGGCAAGCGCGGGGTTGAGCTAGGCACCGGATGCGGCGTCGCAGCCATGGGCCTCTACTTGCTGGGACTGCACGACATTGTTCTGACAGACATCGCTCCGGTCATGCCTGCTTTGAAGCGCAACCTGAAGAGAAACAAGCCGATGTTGAAGAAAAGCCTGAAGACAGCGCAACTGTATTGGGAGAACGAGGAGCAGATGAAATCGTTGAAGCCGCCGTTTGATTTCGTGATCGCAGCGGACGTGGTTTACATTGAGAAGACTGTGGGGCCATTGATCCAGGCTATGGAGGGTTTGCTGTCGGATAACGGCGTCGTATTGCTGGGGTACCAGGTGAGGTCTCCCGAAGCGCACACGTTGTTCTGGGAAATGTGTGCGGTGGTGTTTGAGGTGGAGAAAATCCCTCACGAGCATTTGCATCCCGAATACGCCTACGAGGAGACTGACGTTTTTGTTTTGAGGAAAAGGAAGAAGAAAACGGAGGAGTTGGAATCTTGA